One genomic segment of Agromyces intestinalis includes these proteins:
- a CDS encoding ABC transporter permease produces MSAAPVASAPSPRPRRRRRLDASLIVGIALVAVIVIGAILVATVGRNFFSPGNIRDILTGMSVLGFVAIGQTFVILGASLDLSVPYVVSLSSLIAADLMRGNPANIPVAVLAALGVAALIGLANGLIVTKLHVNGFIATLGVGLIIEGYLDTNYKGTSGNVPWDFQLIGATGLGPVPVSTLIMLGVALLGALFLARTRTGHHLYAVGGNEQVARFSGIRTARPLIIAHMLCSMTAALAGLLLASRLGVGSPTVGTQGGYDLLSIAAVVLGGTLLMGGRGSIWGTIGGVAIFAVVDNVMSVMQVNPFLKDVVRGIVIVAAVAIYTSRQLDRRRPRFGSGGPAADGAGGSGARGADASGTTPGAGPGASGEGLEVRA; encoded by the coding sequence ATGAGCGCCGCGCCCGTGGCATCCGCCCCTTCCCCGCGTCCGCGCCGGCGGCGGCGGCTCGACGCGAGCCTCATCGTCGGCATCGCCCTCGTCGCGGTGATCGTGATCGGCGCGATTCTCGTCGCCACCGTCGGCCGCAACTTCTTCAGCCCCGGCAACATCCGCGACATCCTCACCGGCATGAGCGTGCTCGGGTTCGTCGCGATCGGGCAGACCTTCGTCATCCTGGGCGCGTCGCTCGACCTGTCGGTGCCGTACGTGGTCAGCCTGTCGAGCCTCATCGCGGCCGACCTCATGCGCGGCAACCCGGCGAACATCCCGGTCGCGGTGCTCGCCGCGCTCGGCGTCGCCGCACTCATCGGGCTGGCCAACGGGCTCATCGTCACGAAGCTGCACGTGAACGGCTTCATCGCGACGCTCGGGGTCGGGCTCATCATCGAGGGCTACCTCGACACGAACTACAAGGGCACCAGCGGCAACGTGCCGTGGGATTTCCAGCTCATCGGGGCGACCGGGCTCGGGCCGGTACCCGTGTCGACGCTCATCATGCTCGGCGTCGCGCTGCTCGGCGCGCTGTTCCTCGCCCGCACCCGCACCGGCCACCACCTCTACGCGGTGGGCGGCAACGAGCAGGTCGCCAGGTTCAGCGGCATCCGCACCGCCCGGCCGCTCATCATCGCGCACATGCTCTGCTCGATGACGGCCGCGCTCGCCGGGCTCCTGCTCGCGAGCCGGCTCGGCGTCGGCAGCCCGACCGTCGGCACCCAGGGCGGCTACGACCTGCTGTCGATCGCCGCGGTCGTGCTCGGCGGCACTCTGCTGATGGGCGGTCGCGGGTCGATCTGGGGCACCATCGGCGGCGTTGCGATCTTCGCGGTCGTCGACAACGTGATGAGCGTCATGCAGGTGAACCCGTTCCTGAAGGACGTGGTGCGCGGCATCGTCATCGTCGCCGCGGTCGCGATCTACACGAGCCGCCAGCTCGACCGACGCCGACCCAGGTTCGGGTCGGGCGGGCCCGCCGCCGACGGCGCGGGCGGGTCGGGCGCACGCGGCGCGGATGCCTCGGGCACGACGCCCGGCGCCGGCCCCGGGGCATCGGGTGAAGGACTGGAGGTGCGCGCATGA
- a CDS encoding ABC transporter permease produces MTATDATVARPSLLERLAELGRVLVSPRGAVFLLLAVLLIAIVVLNPSFAEPGQFIRFIQRVAPVAIVAIGQYFVIVGGEFDLSMGSVVTAQVVIAGNLIGQDESRSLPVLALMLAFGALIGLVNGLIVSFLRVPSFIVTLGMMLALLGGVLYWTGGAATGNPADGFREIGRGGIRGIPVLEILPWSVVVLAIVLAAAIWFSKRPFGRTIIALGDNPVTARYSGTRTWWVKTATFIISSLSATVAGVLLVGYAGVHPSVGRGYEFTAITAVVLGGVVLGGGRGWVVAAAAGAFSLEALFTLLNFAGVPSTYRDAVQGVIIILAVAYSATVFRARRRGRAIETSQASEASDAPVEGPEATASARPAPIPSTPRADNETKGGS; encoded by the coding sequence ATGACCGCGACCGACGCGACCGTCGCGCGACCGAGCCTGCTCGAGCGTCTCGCCGAGCTCGGCCGAGTGCTCGTGAGCCCGCGTGGTGCCGTGTTCCTGCTGCTCGCGGTGCTGCTCATCGCGATCGTGGTGCTGAACCCGTCGTTCGCCGAGCCCGGGCAGTTCATCCGATTCATCCAGCGCGTCGCACCCGTGGCGATCGTGGCGATCGGGCAGTACTTCGTGATCGTCGGCGGCGAGTTCGACCTCTCGATGGGCTCGGTGGTCACGGCGCAGGTCGTGATCGCCGGCAACCTGATCGGCCAGGACGAGTCGCGCTCGCTGCCGGTGCTCGCCCTCATGCTCGCGTTCGGCGCCCTCATCGGCCTGGTGAACGGCCTCATCGTCTCGTTCCTCCGGGTGCCGAGCTTCATCGTGACCCTCGGCATGATGCTCGCGCTGCTGGGCGGCGTGCTCTACTGGACGGGCGGCGCGGCGACCGGCAACCCGGCCGACGGGTTCCGCGAGATCGGGCGTGGCGGCATCCGCGGCATCCCGGTGCTCGAGATCCTGCCCTGGTCGGTGGTGGTGCTCGCGATCGTGCTGGCCGCCGCGATCTGGTTCTCGAAGCGGCCGTTCGGCCGCACCATCATCGCGCTCGGCGACAACCCCGTCACCGCCCGCTACTCGGGCACCCGCACCTGGTGGGTCAAGACCGCGACGTTCATCATCTCGTCGCTGTCGGCGACGGTGGCGGGCGTGCTGCTCGTCGGGTACGCGGGCGTGCACCCGTCGGTCGGCCGCGGCTACGAGTTCACCGCGATCACCGCGGTCGTGCTCGGCGGCGTGGTGCTCGGCGGCGGGCGCGGCTGGGTGGTCGCAGCGGCGGCCGGTGCGTTCTCGCTCGAGGCGCTGTTCACCTTGCTCAACTTCGCGGGCGTGCCGTCGACCTACCGAGACGCCGTCCAGGGCGTCATCATCATCCTCGCCGTCGCCTACTCGGCCACGGTGTTCCGCGCGCGCCGTCGCGGCCGCGCCATCGAGACTTCGCAGGCATCGGAAGCATCCGATGCGCCTGTGGAGGGGCCCGAGGCGACCGCCTCGGCTCGTCCTGCACCCATTCCCTCGACGCCGAGGGCAGACAACGAAACCAAAGGAGGTTCGTGA
- a CDS encoding substrate-binding domain-containing protein, giving the protein MRRRHTTATAIVGALALMAALAGCTTDPSVAPSEEAAEPTEEAVDWFDQALFDKQDAERDVVPEGPDGQPWLQYINAEFVDTAQYASAGPKKACFANASISNPWRQTGWITMNEQLKVLQEAGAISEMETRDAQDSDDTQIADIDYFINEGNCDVFVISPNSTAAMTPAVQRACDTGKPVIVFDRGVQTDCPVTFIHPIGGFAWGIDTAEFLIDRLEEGDKVVALRILPGVDVLEQRWAAAEKLFDEAGIEAVDYFTGADPAEIKKIISDELAKGDVAGVWMDAGDGAVAAIEAFEDAGVDYPVMTGEDEMSFLRKWKETGLDGLAPVYSNFQWRTPLLAIQKIFAGEQVPKEWVLPQSPIEAGELDQYLALNENMPDGHYAKFGGEDLPGYPQVWEDRIIP; this is encoded by the coding sequence ATGCGACGCAGGCACACCACGGCAACTGCCATCGTCGGCGCTCTCGCGCTGATGGCGGCACTGGCCGGATGCACCACCGACCCCTCTGTGGCCCCGTCCGAGGAAGCGGCGGAACCCACGGAGGAGGCGGTCGACTGGTTCGATCAGGCGCTCTTCGACAAGCAGGACGCCGAACGCGACGTCGTGCCCGAGGGCCCCGACGGCCAGCCATGGCTCCAGTACATCAACGCCGAGTTCGTCGACACCGCGCAGTACGCGTCGGCGGGGCCGAAGAAGGCGTGTTTCGCGAACGCCTCGATCTCGAATCCGTGGCGGCAGACCGGCTGGATCACCATGAATGAACAGCTCAAGGTGCTGCAGGAGGCCGGCGCGATCAGCGAGATGGAGACCCGCGATGCGCAGGACTCGGATGACACGCAGATCGCCGACATCGACTACTTCATCAACGAGGGCAACTGCGACGTCTTCGTCATCTCGCCGAACTCGACGGCGGCCATGACGCCTGCGGTGCAGCGTGCGTGCGACACCGGCAAGCCGGTAATCGTGTTCGACCGCGGCGTGCAGACCGACTGCCCGGTCACGTTCATCCACCCGATCGGCGGCTTCGCCTGGGGCATCGACACGGCCGAGTTCCTGATCGACCGACTCGAGGAGGGGGACAAGGTCGTCGCGCTGCGGATCCTGCCCGGCGTCGACGTGCTCGAACAGCGCTGGGCCGCGGCCGAGAAGCTGTTCGACGAGGCCGGCATCGAGGCGGTCGACTACTTCACCGGGGCCGACCCGGCGGAGATCAAGAAGATCATCTCCGACGAACTCGCGAAGGGCGACGTCGCGGGGGTCTGGATGGATGCCGGTGACGGCGCCGTCGCGGCCATCGAGGCGTTCGAGGACGCCGGCGTCGACTACCCGGTGATGACCGGTGAGGACGAGATGAGCTTCCTGCGCAAGTGGAAGGAGACCGGGCTCGACGGCCTGGCCCCCGTCTACTCCAACTTCCAGTGGCGCACGCCGCTGCTCGCGATCCAGAAGATCTTCGCGGGCGAGCAGGTGCCGAAGGAGTGGGTGCTGCCGCAGTCGCCGATCGAGGCGGGCGAGCTCGACCAGTACCTCGCGCTGAACGAGAACATGCCCGACGGGCACTACGCGAAGTTCGGCGGCGAGGACCTGCCGGGGTACCCGCAGGTCTGGGAGGACCGCATCATCCCGTAA
- a CDS encoding amidase domain-containing protein, translating to MSQHRSPESASARDSRRPRTLVIAATALAVAGLAVGAVAIGSAPGGTDASPAARDSLTGSAAGADAASDGSSEAAGSEVLPAPVAAQLAYVEAHWQDTADDEFGYLDESDCVNFASQSLLARGWQVDDEWWHTTDGDPYASSDAWISSTAFRDYLVAHPERATALTDDQRDQVKVGDIVQFDWDDSGDRDHTGIVTGVTTLADGTISIEYAGHTDATFDRTVDEAIHEIHPGGVAYYWSIPQ from the coding sequence ATGTCTCAGCACCGCTCCCCCGAATCCGCATCGGCCCGCGACTCCCGTCGGCCACGCACCCTCGTGATCGCCGCGACCGCGCTCGCGGTCGCCGGCCTCGCCGTCGGTGCCGTCGCGATCGGTTCGGCGCCGGGCGGGACGGATGCTTCCCCCGCTGCGCGTGATTCGCTGACGGGCAGCGCCGCCGGGGCGGACGCGGCATCCGATGGCTCGAGCGAAGCCGCCGGCAGCGAGGTCCTGCCCGCCCCGGTCGCCGCGCAGCTCGCGTACGTCGAAGCGCACTGGCAGGACACCGCGGACGACGAGTTCGGCTACCTCGACGAGAGCGACTGCGTGAACTTCGCGAGCCAGTCGCTGCTCGCCCGGGGGTGGCAGGTCGACGACGAGTGGTGGCACACGACCGACGGCGACCCGTACGCGAGTTCGGACGCCTGGATCAGCTCCACCGCGTTCCGCGACTACCTGGTCGCGCATCCCGAGCGTGCGACCGCACTCACCGACGACCAGCGCGACCAGGTGAAGGTCGGCGACATCGTGCAGTTCGACTGGGACGATTCGGGCGACCGCGACCACACCGGCATCGTCACCGGCGTGACCACGCTCGCCGACGGCACGATCTCGATCGAGTACGCCGGGCACACCGACGCGACGTTCGACCGCACGGTCGACGAGGCGATCCACGAGATCCACCCGGGCGGCGTCGCGTACTACTGGAGCATCCCGCAGTAG
- a CDS encoding sugar ABC transporter ATP-binding protein — MTDVTTAAPAGGATAEAAPVLVASGLEKSFFGVSVLHGVGLELRAGEVHGLVGENGAGKSTFMKILAGVYERDAGTVELAGEPVDFHHPVEAAHAGLATVFQEFNLLPERTVAENVFLGREPRRRGFVDRRGMLRQTRELLAEIGIDAIDADAPVRSLTVAEQQIVEIVKALSTGARVIQMDEPTAALADHEVELLYAIIRRLQARGVAILYVSHRLKEIFDLCDTITVLKDGALVSTSPAADLDTDELVRRMVGRPIEAYYPDPEPGTELGAPRLELRAAGNAYVDSVDLEVRAGEIVGVAGLQGSGRTELVEAVFGITPFTRGSMLLDGREQRIGAARQAVKAGIALIAEDRKAQGLAVNQSIGDNALLVIRSVFARRTREVRRELPGVLSSLEVISRGLDQEVQYLSGGNQQKVVLAKWLAARPRIVLFDEPTRGIDVGAKVAVYRLMRRLAKEGVAILMISSELPEVIGMSDRIVVMHDGRASSELPARSDEATILTAATGTLRLGGTGGTDATEPGGAR; from the coding sequence ATGACGGATGTCACGACCGCCGCGCCCGCCGGCGGTGCCACCGCCGAGGCCGCACCCGTGCTCGTCGCCTCCGGCCTCGAGAAGTCGTTCTTCGGCGTATCCGTGCTGCACGGCGTGGGCCTCGAGCTGCGCGCCGGCGAGGTGCACGGGCTGGTCGGCGAGAACGGCGCCGGCAAGTCGACGTTCATGAAGATCCTCGCGGGCGTCTACGAGCGCGACGCCGGCACGGTCGAGCTGGCCGGAGAGCCGGTCGACTTCCATCACCCCGTCGAGGCGGCGCACGCTGGGCTCGCGACCGTGTTCCAGGAATTCAACCTGCTGCCCGAGCGCACGGTCGCCGAGAATGTGTTCCTCGGTCGCGAGCCGCGCCGGCGCGGCTTCGTCGACCGCCGGGGCATGCTGCGCCAGACCCGCGAACTGCTCGCCGAGATCGGCATCGACGCGATCGACGCGGATGCCCCGGTGCGCAGCCTCACCGTCGCCGAGCAGCAGATCGTCGAGATCGTGAAGGCGCTCTCGACCGGGGCGCGAGTCATCCAGATGGACGAGCCGACCGCAGCGCTGGCCGACCACGAGGTCGAGCTGCTGTACGCGATCATCCGCCGCCTGCAGGCGCGCGGAGTCGCGATCCTCTACGTGTCGCACCGACTGAAGGAGATCTTCGACCTCTGCGACACCATCACCGTGCTGAAGGACGGCGCGCTCGTCTCGACGAGCCCCGCCGCCGACCTCGACACCGACGAGCTCGTGCGGCGCATGGTCGGCCGCCCGATCGAGGCGTACTACCCCGACCCCGAACCGGGCACCGAGCTCGGTGCGCCACGCCTCGAACTGCGCGCGGCCGGCAACGCCTACGTCGACTCCGTCGACCTCGAGGTGCGCGCGGGCGAGATCGTCGGCGTCGCAGGCCTGCAGGGCTCGGGTCGCACCGAACTCGTCGAAGCGGTCTTCGGCATCACCCCGTTCACGCGGGGGTCGATGCTCCTCGACGGTCGCGAGCAGCGCATCGGCGCCGCGCGGCAGGCGGTGAAGGCGGGCATCGCCCTCATCGCCGAGGATCGCAAGGCGCAGGGCCTCGCCGTCAATCAGTCGATCGGCGACAACGCGCTGCTGGTGATCCGCTCGGTGTTCGCCCGCCGCACCCGCGAGGTGCGACGCGAGCTGCCCGGCGTGCTGAGTTCGCTCGAGGTCATCTCGCGCGGGCTCGACCAAGAGGTGCAGTACCTCTCGGGGGGCAACCAGCAGAAGGTCGTGCTCGCGAAGTGGCTCGCCGCGCGCCCCCGCATCGTGCTGTTCGACGAACCCACCCGCGGCATCGACGTCGGCGCGAAGGTCGCCGTCTACCGCCTCATGCGCCGACTCGCGAAGGAGGGCGTGGCGATCCTCATGATCAGCTCCGAACTGCCCGAGGTCATCGGCATGAGCGACCGCATCGTCGTGATGCACGACGGTCGCGCGTCGTCGGAGCTGCCGGCCCGCAGCGATGAGGCCACGATCCTCACCGCCGCGACCGGCACACTCCGGCTGGGGGGCACCGGGGGAACGGATGCCACGGAACCGGGGGGAGCGCGATGA
- a CDS encoding response regulator transcription factor has protein sequence MSNERAQHLPQLHKPDGSMVRVLVVDDEASLTDLLKMALRYEGWDVRTAADGLSAVRVAREFRPDAIVLDIMLPDIDGLEVLQRVRADGAETPVLFLTAKDSLDDRIAGLTAGGDDYVTKPFSLEEVVARVRGLIRRSTLTLAQERDPVLRVGDLTLDEDSYEVERAGTPIELTATEFELLRFLMRNPRRVLSKAQILDRVWSYDFGGRETVVELYISYLRKKIDAGRAPMIHTVRGAGYMLKAATG, from the coding sequence ATGTCGAACGAGCGCGCCCAGCACCTTCCCCAGCTCCACAAGCCCGACGGGTCGATGGTGCGCGTGCTCGTCGTCGACGACGAGGCGTCCCTCACCGACCTGCTGAAGATGGCCCTGCGCTACGAGGGCTGGGACGTGCGCACCGCCGCCGATGGCCTCTCGGCCGTGCGGGTCGCGCGCGAGTTCCGCCCCGACGCGATCGTGCTCGACATCATGCTCCCCGACATCGACGGACTCGAGGTGCTGCAGCGCGTGCGCGCCGACGGTGCCGAGACGCCCGTGCTGTTCCTCACCGCGAAGGACTCGCTCGACGACCGCATCGCGGGTCTCACCGCGGGGGGCGACGACTACGTCACCAAGCCGTTCAGCCTCGAAGAGGTCGTCGCGCGCGTGCGCGGACTCATCCGCCGCTCGACCCTCACCCTCGCGCAGGAGCGCGACCCCGTGCTGCGGGTCGGCGACCTCACCCTCGACGAGGACTCCTACGAGGTCGAGCGCGCCGGAACGCCGATCGAGCTCACCGCGACCGAGTTCGAACTGCTGCGGTTCCTCATGCGCAATCCGCGGCGGGTGCTGTCGAAGGCGCAGATCCTCGACCGGGTCTGGTCGTACGACTTCGGCGGCCGCGAGACGGTCGTCGAGCTCTACATCTCGTACCTGCGAAAGAAGATCGACGCGGGGCGGGCACCCATGATCCACACTGTGCGCGGCGCCGGCTACATGCTGAAGGCGGCGACCGGATGA
- a CDS encoding sugar phosphate isomerase/epimerase family protein translates to MRRTIGVNTWVWVSPLTDDSLREIAAKAAGMGFGALELPVEQPGDWSADVASEVLAEHRLSAVVVGAMGPGRNLVAAPGSEVVATQNYLVQCVKTAERLGSRVVAGPFTAATGRTWRMDAEEREARYRELRTALAPVVRQAEERGIRLAIEPLNRYETSLVNTVEQALEALGPLLGPGLGLTLDSYHLNIEEKHVGDAIRAAGDHLAHVQVCGNDRGAVGDDHLDWPEFLDALDDVGYTGPLGLESFTGENATIAVAASVWRPLASSQDELAARSIRYLTALQDERHPA, encoded by the coding sequence ATGCGCCGCACGATCGGCGTCAACACGTGGGTCTGGGTCTCACCGCTCACCGACGACTCGCTCCGCGAGATCGCGGCGAAGGCGGCCGGCATGGGGTTCGGTGCGCTCGAGCTGCCGGTGGAGCAACCGGGCGACTGGTCGGCGGATGTCGCGAGCGAGGTGCTGGCCGAACACCGTCTGTCGGCGGTGGTCGTGGGGGCGATGGGGCCGGGGCGCAACCTCGTCGCGGCGCCCGGATCCGAGGTCGTGGCGACCCAGAACTACCTGGTGCAGTGCGTGAAGACCGCCGAGCGGCTCGGCTCTCGCGTGGTCGCCGGCCCGTTCACCGCGGCTACCGGCCGCACCTGGCGCATGGACGCCGAGGAGCGCGAGGCGCGCTACCGGGAACTGCGCACCGCGCTCGCACCCGTGGTGCGGCAGGCGGAGGAGCGGGGCATCCGGCTCGCGATCGAACCGCTCAACCGGTACGAGACGAGCCTCGTGAACACCGTCGAGCAGGCCCTCGAGGCGCTCGGCCCGCTGCTCGGGCCGGGCCTCGGGCTCACGCTCGACAGCTACCACCTGAACATCGAGGAGAAGCACGTCGGCGACGCGATCCGTGCCGCCGGCGACCACCTCGCGCACGTGCAGGTGTGCGGCAACGACCGCGGCGCAGTCGGCGACGACCACCTCGACTGGCCGGAGTTCCTCGACGCGCTCGACGACGTCGGCTACACGGGCCCGCTCGGGCTCGAGAGTTTCACGGGCGAGAACGCGACGATCGCGGTGGCCGCCTCGGTGTGGCGCCCGCTCGCGTCGTCGCAGGACGAACTGGCGGCACGGAGCATCCGATACCTGACCGCCCTCCAGGACGAAAGGCACCCCGCATGA
- a CDS encoding sugar phosphate isomerase/epimerase family protein: MSTHPVTLFTGQWADLPFAEVARRAAEWGYDGLEIACSGDHLDLKLAEEEPGYLDERREILKRHGLEVYAISNHLTGQAVCDDPIDFRHQAIVRPDTWGDGDPEGVRQRAADDMKRSARVARKLGVDVVVGFTGSSIWPYVAGFPPVPASVIEAGYEDFANRWNPILDVFDAEGVRFAHEVHPSEIAYDYWTSVRSLEAIDHREAFGFNWDPSHMMWQGIDPVGFIVEFADRIYHVDCKDTRLRPATGRAGVLGSHLPWGDPRRGWDFVSTGHGDVPWEDAFRALDAIGYTGPISVEWEDAGMDRLHGAAEAVGFIRSKLFPRPTASFDAAFSNQ; encoded by the coding sequence ATGAGCACCCACCCCGTCACCCTGTTCACCGGCCAGTGGGCCGACCTGCCGTTCGCCGAGGTCGCGCGCCGTGCGGCCGAGTGGGGCTACGACGGGCTCGAGATCGCCTGCTCGGGCGATCACCTCGACCTGAAACTCGCCGAGGAGGAGCCCGGATACCTCGACGAGCGCCGCGAGATCCTCAAGCGCCACGGGCTCGAGGTCTACGCGATCTCGAATCACCTCACCGGGCAGGCGGTGTGCGACGACCCCATCGATTTCCGGCACCAGGCGATCGTGCGGCCCGACACGTGGGGCGACGGCGACCCCGAGGGCGTGCGGCAGCGTGCGGCCGACGACATGAAGCGCTCGGCGCGGGTGGCGCGGAAGCTCGGCGTCGACGTCGTCGTCGGGTTCACGGGCTCGAGCATCTGGCCGTACGTCGCCGGATTCCCACCGGTGCCCGCCAGCGTGATCGAGGCCGGATACGAGGACTTCGCGAACCGGTGGAACCCGATCCTCGACGTGTTCGACGCTGAGGGCGTGCGCTTCGCGCACGAGGTGCACCCGTCCGAGATCGCGTACGACTACTGGACTTCGGTGCGCTCGCTCGAGGCGATCGACCACCGTGAGGCGTTCGGATTCAACTGGGACCCGTCGCACATGATGTGGCAGGGGATCGACCCCGTCGGGTTCATCGTCGAGTTCGCCGACCGCATCTACCACGTCGACTGCAAGGACACCCGGCTGCGGCCGGCGACCGGGCGTGCGGGCGTGCTGGGGTCGCACCTGCCGTGGGGCGACCCGCGGCGCGGCTGGGACTTCGTGTCGACCGGGCACGGCGATGTCCCCTGGGAGGACGCGTTCCGCGCGCTCGACGCGATCGGCTACACCGGGCCGATCTCGGTCGAGTGGGAGGACGCCGGCATGGACCGCCTGCACGGCGCCGCCGAAGCGGTCGGGTTCATCCGCTCCAAGCTCTTCCCGCGGCCGACCGCATCGTTCGACGCGGCGTTCTCGAACCAGTAG
- a CDS encoding ABC transporter ATP-binding protein: MYRLENVGKQYTGTRTVTALKHVTLEIPAGQLVAIQGPTGGGKSTLLQMLGALDRPTSGTITLGSDELSHLPDGKLGRIRAKEIGFVFQGFNLIPTLTAQENVETALEPLGIPAAERTRRATEALASVGLAERTSHVPGELSGGQQQRVAIARALVKEPVVLLADEPTGALDEETRDEILNLLEGLWRDRGLTLIIVTHDSAVAKRAERRLHIKNGVVTER; encoded by the coding sequence ATGTACCGGCTGGAGAACGTCGGCAAGCAGTACACCGGCACGCGCACGGTGACCGCGCTGAAGCACGTGACGCTCGAGATCCCCGCGGGCCAGCTCGTCGCGATCCAGGGCCCGACCGGCGGCGGCAAGTCGACGCTGTTGCAGATGCTCGGTGCGCTCGACCGCCCGACGTCGGGCACGATCACGCTCGGCTCCGACGAGCTCAGCCATCTGCCCGACGGCAAGCTCGGCAGGATCCGGGCCAAGGAGATCGGATTCGTGTTCCAGGGCTTCAACCTGATTCCGACGCTCACCGCCCAGGAGAACGTCGAGACCGCGCTCGAACCACTCGGAATCCCGGCCGCCGAGCGCACCCGCCGCGCGACCGAGGCGCTGGCCTCGGTCGGCCTCGCCGAGCGCACCTCGCACGTGCCCGGCGAGCTCAGCGGCGGTCAGCAGCAACGGGTCGCCATCGCGCGCGCCCTCGTGAAGGAACCGGTCGTGCTGCTCGCCGACGAACCCACAGGCGCGCTCGACGAGGAGACCCGCGACGAGATCCTGAACCTGCTCGAGGGCCTCTGGCGCGACCGCGGGCTCACGCTCATCATCGTCACCCACGACAGCGCGGTGGCGAAGCGGGCGGAACGCCGCCTGCACATCAAGAACGGCGTCGTCACCGAACGCTGA
- a CDS encoding ABC transporter permease — MFFTYLRRELAGRRRQTAIIAIGMALAIALVMIVNAVSVGVRDAQAAVLQSVYGVGTDLTVSRTPTPPGEGEDGQGGGGPQRFEFGAADGQTTDGSTAISQSRLTAGFGSSTFDASALETVQGIDGVAAAAATLSLSNISFSGELPDFQQRTEGGNAAGGDTAQQGPTDQAQGQPPQGGFDGAGGSAFDVDNFTVLGIDPSGDAVGPLSAVELADGRGLEASDAGDAVVVLDADYATSAELAVGDTLNIGGTDFEIVGTVTSTSADSATASNAYIPLDLAQSLSGQDDMVSSVYVQATSSDRIDAVQADIEAALPEATVSSQSDLASNVSGSLASASSLIANLGLWLSIAVLAAAFLIAILFTIQGVTRRTREFGTLKAIGWSNRRIVGQVAGESLVQGLIGGAAGLVVGLAGIWVINLIGPTLGGSATGGSFAAGGAGATGGGAGGPGGGQLGGGGGPFGRMAEAASSTTEVVLNAPVTVSVILIAIGLAVLGGLVAGSIGGWRASRLRPAEALRSVA; from the coding sequence ATGTTCTTCACCTACCTCCGGCGCGAACTCGCCGGGCGCCGCAGACAGACCGCGATCATCGCGATCGGCATGGCGCTGGCCATCGCGCTCGTCATGATCGTGAACGCCGTCTCGGTCGGCGTGCGCGACGCCCAGGCCGCCGTACTCCAGTCGGTCTACGGCGTCGGCACCGACCTCACCGTGAGCCGGACCCCGACCCCGCCCGGGGAGGGCGAGGACGGTCAGGGCGGGGGCGGGCCCCAGCGCTTCGAGTTCGGCGCAGCCGACGGCCAGACCACCGACGGCTCGACCGCGATCAGCCAGTCACGGCTCACCGCCGGGTTCGGCTCGTCGACCTTCGACGCCTCGGCGCTCGAGACCGTGCAGGGCATCGACGGCGTGGCCGCGGCAGCGGCCACCCTCTCGCTCAGCAACATCTCGTTCTCGGGTGAGCTGCCCGACTTCCAGCAGCGCACCGAGGGCGGCAACGCAGCGGGCGGCGACACCGCCCAGCAGGGGCCGACCGACCAGGCGCAGGGCCAGCCCCCGCAGGGCGGCTTCGACGGCGCGGGCGGCAGCGCGTTCGACGTCGACAACTTCACGGTGCTCGGCATCGACCCGTCGGGTGACGCGGTCGGGCCGCTGTCGGCCGTCGAGCTCGCCGACGGGCGCGGGCTCGAGGCATCCGATGCCGGCGACGCCGTGGTCGTACTCGACGCGGACTACGCGACCAGCGCCGAACTCGCCGTCGGCGACACCCTGAACATCGGCGGTACCGATTTCGAGATCGTCGGCACCGTGACGTCGACCTCGGCCGACTCGGCCACCGCATCGAACGCGTACATCCCGCTCGACCTCGCGCAGTCGCTCTCGGGCCAGGACGACATGGTCTCGAGCGTCTACGTGCAGGCCACGTCCTCCGACCGGATCGATGCCGTGCAGGCCGACATCGAGGCGGCGCTGCCCGAGGCCACCGTCAGCTCCCAGTCGGATCTGGCGTCGAACGTCTCGGGGTCGCTCGCGAGCGCCTCCAGCCTGATCGCGAACCTCGGCCTCTGGCTCTCCATCGCGGTGCTGGCCGCCGCGTTCCTCATCGCGATCCTCTTCACCATCCAGGGCGTCACCCGACGCACTCGCGAGTTCGGCACCCTGAAGGCGATCGGCTGGTCGAACCGCCGCATCGTCGGGCAGGTCGCGGGCGAGTCGCTCGTGCAGGGCCTCATCGGCGGTGCCGCGGGCCTGGTCGTCGGGCTCGCGGGCATCTGGGTCATCAACCTGATCGGCCCGACCCTCGGCGGCAGCGCCACCGGCGGCTCGTTCGCCGCAGGCGGCGCCGGCGCGACGGGCGGCGGCGCCGGCGGCCCCGGCGGCGGGCAGTTGGGCGGAGGCGGCGGACCGTTCGGTCGCATGGCCGAGGCGGCGAGCTCGACCACCGAGGTCGTGCTCAACGCCCCGGTGACCGTGAGCGTCATCCTGATCGCCATCGGCCTCGCCGTACTCGGCGGTCTCGTCGCCGGGTCCATCGGCGGATGGCGGGCATCCCGGCTGCGACCGGCCGAGGCGCTGCGGAGCGTCGCATGA